One window from the genome of Sphingomicrobium arenosum encodes:
- a CDS encoding reverse transcriptase domain-containing protein, giving the protein MRETSTLLAAWHEIRRNAETSQTRGTKEKAKTFGQSLPSNLKKLQSRLRKGYKFAPAYGATPPKGEGKAGKRPVVVAPLEDRIVQRAILDTLQTASALPSIQTILETPTSVGGIPGRGVDMAIGLIDDAWHEGYRFAAGSDIKSFFTKIPKADVLAFLSREIFDEKFIGLIERALTIELRNAADLSEDDLALFPLGPGGVAQGSPLSALAGNIVLRDFDHEMNQRGLICIRYIDDFVLLGKKFSNVRKGMDAAGQLLRQLGMDIYDPSNDSSKAFIGPIDGSQTFLGYKLEPSSYPPSPEAQEKLKARIERLIREGQATIRKVVASRPLKHTDRAFAPTIVAINNTLMGWKGSFKSSNSPEVFQALDKWTQGRIADFEHFMERQLRGCPSGLRAKALGVSAID; this is encoded by the coding sequence GTGCGGGAAACCAGCACGCTCTTAGCGGCATGGCATGAGATACGCAGGAATGCGGAGACCTCTCAGACGAGGGGTACAAAGGAGAAGGCAAAGACCTTCGGCCAATCTTTGCCATCCAACCTCAAGAAGCTCCAATCTCGATTGCGGAAAGGCTACAAGTTCGCTCCTGCTTATGGTGCGACGCCGCCAAAAGGAGAGGGAAAGGCAGGGAAGCGACCAGTCGTCGTCGCACCGTTAGAGGACCGCATCGTTCAACGCGCGATCCTCGACACATTGCAGACTGCAAGCGCGCTTCCATCGATCCAAACCATATTGGAAACGCCTACATCGGTGGGTGGGATACCGGGTCGCGGCGTCGATATGGCGATAGGTCTTATCGACGACGCATGGCACGAGGGATACCGTTTTGCTGCCGGGTCTGACATCAAAAGCTTCTTCACGAAGATCCCGAAAGCCGATGTTCTTGCATTCCTAAGCCGTGAGATTTTTGATGAGAAGTTTATCGGCCTGATTGAGCGGGCTCTTACGATTGAACTCAGAAACGCCGCCGACCTTAGCGAGGACGATCTGGCGCTCTTCCCGTTAGGCCCTGGCGGTGTGGCGCAAGGCAGCCCACTGTCTGCCCTAGCTGGCAACATTGTACTGCGTGACTTCGATCACGAAATGAACCAGCGCGGTCTGATATGCATCCGCTATATTGACGACTTCGTCTTGCTCGGAAAAAAGTTTAGCAATGTAAGGAAAGGCATGGATGCTGCTGGGCAGCTTCTTCGACAGCTCGGGATGGACATCTACGACCCATCCAACGACAGTAGCAAAGCCTTCATCGGTCCCATCGATGGAAGCCAGACATTCCTTGGCTATAAGTTAGAGCCTTCCAGCTATCCCCCATCCCCCGAAGCGCAAGAAAAACTGAAGGCGAGGATCGAGCGGCTTATTCGGGAGGGGCAGGCCACCATCCGAAAGGTGGTTGCATCTCGCCCACTCAAACATACAGACCGAGCTTTTGCGCCTACAATCGTCGCTATCAACAACACACTTATGGGGTGGAAGGGGTCTTTCAAGAGCTCCAACTCCCCCGAAGTTTTTCAGGCCCTCGACAAGTGGACGCAAGGGCGGATTGCCGATTTCGAGCACTTCATGGAGCGCCAGCTTAGGGGCTGTCCAAGTGGATTGCGGGCGAAAGCCTTAGGCGTGTCGGCAATCGATTGA
- a CDS encoding ABC transporter substrate-binding protein, whose product MIRRARPFLLAALALAAAACGRASDDEVRVMVIDEEVAQRMLDAALAQGLVRFDAAGEIEQGLAASWHVSDDARSYIFRLADAEWRDGEPVAAPDVVRLLSERIADPRWADEFGAVADVRAMTDRVIEIRLTAPQQHFLQLLARPELAIGTQRAGTGPFTPLPSDGTAGARIGRLVETPRGDLVEERVLLQTRAPQVAVKAFGEGEADLVTGGTFATLPYAQDATGPFAAPRFDPVAGLFGLAPLEAEGAFATPEIRRALSAAIDRDALVAALGVRSLLPRATVLQAGLDMQVRPRPPAFVDMPLDERRALVRDRLDDAGLVGAEIAVELPSGPGADILFTRLVADWGAVGLVPVRAAAGTSADFALIDEVAPAASTSWFLRRFTCARAIACDPAVDTLLDEARTSTATARRNELLREASARIEEQQLFIPLAAPVRWSLVAPDLTGFAENRFARHFVGGLREKRRRR is encoded by the coding sequence ATGATCCGCCGCGCCCGTCCTTTCCTCCTCGCCGCGCTCGCGCTGGCCGCCGCCGCCTGCGGGCGCGCGAGCGACGACGAGGTGCGGGTCATGGTCATCGACGAGGAGGTCGCCCAGCGCATGCTCGATGCCGCGCTGGCGCAGGGGCTGGTGCGCTTCGATGCGGCGGGCGAGATCGAACAGGGGCTCGCGGCCAGCTGGCACGTCTCCGATGACGCGCGCAGCTATATCTTCCGCCTTGCCGATGCCGAATGGCGCGACGGCGAACCGGTTGCCGCGCCCGATGTCGTCCGCCTCCTGTCCGAACGGATCGCCGATCCGCGCTGGGCCGACGAATTCGGCGCCGTGGCCGACGTGCGTGCGATGACCGACCGGGTCATCGAGATTCGACTCACCGCCCCGCAGCAGCATTTTCTCCAACTCCTCGCCCGTCCCGAGCTCGCCATCGGCACCCAGCGCGCGGGCACCGGCCCCTTCACGCCGCTGCCCTCCGACGGGACCGCGGGCGCGCGCATCGGCCGCCTCGTCGAGACGCCGCGCGGCGACCTCGTCGAGGAACGCGTGCTGCTGCAGACCCGCGCCCCGCAAGTCGCCGTCAAGGCCTTTGGCGAGGGCGAGGCCGATCTCGTCACTGGCGGCACCTTCGCCACCCTGCCCTATGCCCAAGACGCCACCGGCCCCTTCGCCGCGCCGCGCTTCGACCCCGTCGCCGGCCTGTTCGGCCTCGCCCCGCTCGAGGCCGAGGGCGCCTTCGCCACCCCCGAGATCCGCCGCGCGCTATCGGCGGCGATCGACCGCGACGCGCTGGTGGCTGCGCTTGGCGTGCGCAGCCTCCTGCCCCGTGCCACCGTCCTCCAGGCCGGGCTCGACATGCAGGTGCGCCCTCGTCCGCCCGCCTTCGTCGACATGCCATTGGATGAGCGCCGCGCGCTGGTCCGCGACCGGCTTGACGATGCCGGGCTGGTGGGCGCGGAGATTGCCGTCGAACTGCCGTCGGGGCCCGGCGCCGACATCCTATTCACCCGCCTCGTCGCCGATTGGGGGGCGGTAGGGCTCGTCCCGGTCCGCGCCGCCGCCGGCACCAGTGCCGATTTCGCGCTGATCGACGAGGTCGCGCCGGCGGCCAGCACCAGCTGGTTCCTGCGTCGCTTCACCTGCGCGCGCGCGATCGCCTGCGATCCCGCCGTCGATACCCTGCTTGACGAAGCACGAACCAGCACCGCTACCGCCCGCCGCAACGAACTGCTGCGCGAGGCATCGGCCCGGATCGAGGAACAGCAGCTGTTCATCCCGCTTGCCGCGCCGGTGCGTTGGTCGCTTGTCGCCCCCGACCTCACCGGCTTTGCCGAAAACCGCTTCGCCCGCCATTTCGTCGGCGGCCTGCGCGAGAAAAGGAGACGGCGATGA
- a CDS encoding Flp family type IVb pilin — MTKIFSMLKNDKGATAIEYGLIAALIAVAAIAAMTSIGNELGSTFNDVANEL, encoded by the coding sequence ATGACCAAGATTTTCTCGATGCTGAAGAACGACAAGGGTGCCACCGCGATTGAATACGGCCTGATCGCCGCTCTCATCGCCGTCGCCGCGATTGCCGCGATGACCTCGATCGGTAACGAGCTCGGCTCGACCTTCAACGACGTTGCCAACGAGCTCTAA
- the nadA gene encoding quinolinate synthase NadA gives MSAPQRPPVGADLLAEIQRLKEERNAVILAHYYQKPEIQDLADFVGDSLDLSRKAAETDADVIAFCGVRFMAETAKILSPEKTVILPDMDAGCSLEDSCPPDQFKAFRDAHPDHIALTYINCSAEVKALSDIIVTSSSAQAILDQIPMDQKIIFAPDRHLGGYLARKSGRDMLLWPGICIVHQAFSETELLKLKAEHPGAPVAAHPECPPHIVDHADHVGSTSSILKFCAETEADVVLVATEPHIIHQMKKARPETEFIGVPGGDGNCNCNMCPYMALNTLEKLYVALRDMEPRIELSAELMDAARKPLDRMLEMSADSVGKGDVGKPVMR, from the coding sequence ATGAGTGCGCCCCAGCGTCCCCCGGTCGGTGCCGACCTGCTCGCCGAAATCCAGCGGCTGAAGGAGGAGCGCAACGCGGTCATCCTCGCCCATTATTACCAGAAGCCCGAGATCCAGGACCTCGCCGATTTCGTCGGCGACAGCCTCGATCTGTCGCGCAAGGCGGCCGAGACCGATGCCGACGTCATCGCCTTCTGCGGGGTGCGCTTCATGGCCGAGACGGCCAAGATCCTGTCGCCGGAAAAGACGGTGATCCTGCCCGACATGGACGCCGGCTGCAGCCTCGAGGACAGCTGCCCGCCCGACCAGTTCAAGGCGTTTCGCGACGCGCACCCCGACCATATCGCGCTGACCTACATCAATTGCTCGGCGGAAGTGAAAGCGCTGTCGGATATCATCGTGACCTCGTCGAGCGCGCAGGCGATCCTCGACCAGATCCCGATGGACCAGAAGATCATTTTTGCCCCCGACCGGCACCTCGGCGGCTATCTCGCGCGCAAGAGCGGGCGCGACATGCTGCTGTGGCCCGGCATCTGCATCGTCCACCAGGCCTTTTCGGAGACCGAGCTGCTCAAATTGAAGGCCGAGCATCCCGGCGCGCCGGTGGCGGCGCATCCCGAATGCCCGCCGCATATCGTCGATCACGCCGACCATGTCGGCTCGACCAGCTCGATCCTCAAATTCTGTGCCGAGACCGAGGCCGACGTCGTGCTGGTCGCGACCGAGCCGCATATCATCCACCAGATGAAGAAGGCGCGGCCCGAGACCGAGTTCATCGGCGTGCCCGGGGGCGACGGCAACTGCAATTGCAATATGTGCCCCTATATGGCGCTCAACACGCTGGAGAAGCTCTATGTGGCGCTGCGCGACATGGAGCCGCGGATCGAATTGTCGGCCGAACTGATGGATGCGGCGCGAAAGCCCCTCGACCGGATGCTGGAGATGTCGGCGGACAGCGTGGGCAAGGGCGATGTCGGCAAGCCGGTGATGCGCTAG
- a CDS encoding DUF4112 domain-containing protein, protein MKNDLYDRARLSKEPHAVRARVERLEHLLERLFTVPGIDKPIGLDALLTFIPGVGTISGAALGSYLVWEARNLGLSKWQMARMNLNTLLDMGLGAIPVIGVIPDFFFRSNSRNLRIIRHHLDKHHPAQPDIG, encoded by the coding sequence ATGAAGAACGATCTCTACGACCGGGCCCGCCTGTCGAAGGAGCCCCATGCCGTGCGCGCCCGCGTCGAGCGGCTGGAGCACCTCCTCGAGCGCCTGTTCACCGTGCCCGGCATCGACAAGCCCATCGGCCTCGATGCCCTCCTCACCTTCATCCCCGGGGTCGGCACGATCTCGGGCGCCGCGCTGGGGAGCTATCTCGTGTGGGAGGCGCGCAACCTCGGCCTGTCGAAATGGCAGATGGCGCGCATGAACCTGAACACCCTCCTCGACATGGGCCTCGGCGCCATTCCGGTTATCGGCGTGATCCCCGATTTCTTCTTCCGGTCGAACAGCCGCAACCTGCGGATCATCCGCCACCACCTCGACAAGCATCACCCGGCGCAACCCGACATCGGTTGA
- a CDS encoding DUF4230 domain-containing protein has product MENTARTGPGLVRPILLAVLAVGVALLVFFLATLLLDRAEKGPDPETVVATSLEAMQAQNRLTPFTARFVSVVTSRQRRLAGLVRAERTLILPGTARYEVDMAKLEADDLEWDAANNRLTVTLPEIEIAGPEVDLEGAREYGEDGLLGALTDAEELLDNANRRAALGDLRKQAGGAVPMRLAREAAREAVARNFELPLRAAGLEGVTVVARFESDPAPSTEQLDISTSYDDAIAEARARRSAKGEE; this is encoded by the coding sequence ATGGAAAACACTGCTCGAACCGGACCAGGCCTCGTAAGGCCGATTCTTCTCGCTGTCCTCGCGGTGGGGGTGGCGCTGCTCGTCTTCTTTCTCGCGACGCTGTTGCTCGACCGCGCCGAGAAGGGGCCCGATCCCGAAACGGTGGTGGCGACCAGCCTCGAGGCGATGCAGGCGCAAAACCGGCTGACGCCCTTCACCGCGCGCTTCGTGTCGGTGGTGACCTCGCGCCAGCGGCGGCTGGCGGGGCTGGTGCGGGCCGAGCGCACGCTGATCCTGCCCGGCACGGCGCGCTACGAAGTGGACATGGCCAAGCTGGAGGCGGACGACCTCGAGTGGGATGCGGCGAACAACCGGCTGACGGTGACGCTGCCCGAGATCGAGATCGCGGGGCCTGAGGTCGACCTCGAGGGCGCGCGCGAATATGGCGAGGACGGGCTCCTCGGTGCGCTGACCGATGCCGAGGAACTGCTCGACAATGCCAATCGCCGCGCCGCGTTGGGCGACCTTCGCAAGCAGGCGGGCGGCGCGGTGCCGATGCGGCTGGCGCGCGAGGCGGCGCGCGAGGCGGTGGCGCGCAATTTCGAATTGCCGCTGCGCGCGGCGGGACTCGAGGGCGTGACCGTGGTGGCGCGCTTCGAGAGCGATCCTGCCCCCTCGACGGAGCAACTGGACATCTCTACCAGCTATGACGATGCCATTGCCGAGGCGCGCGCGCGTCGCTCGGCCAAAGGAGAAGAATGA
- a CDS encoding transglycosylase domain-containing protein, which produces MAERDQGPFDPVAMPGGDAGDLPPVAPPRRPRRRWWRWALTALSALFVALVVWLVITAPLGRSLEPLEEPAMLFVSADGEAIARRGAIKDEPVDVTLLPAHVTNAFIAIEDRRFYSHWGVDPRGVARAAIANAQAGGVRQGGSTITQQLAKTAFLDGERTMTRKAREAIISLWLEAWLTKDDILSRYLSSIYFGDGVYGLRSAARHYFDRAPEELSVAEAAMLAGMVKAPSRLAPTRDLKGAQERSRIVLQEMADMGAITQAEASATASAQLRGRRARLPTGTYFADWVAPRARRSMEAGYGVTSVPTTLDADLQRIAVQATINANLGDRQVGFVAMRPTGEVVALIGGRSYKKSPFNRATQARRQPGSAFKLAVYLAAFRAGWDPDDLIEDVPITVDGWSPQNSDGRYRGRITLREAFSRSSNAATVRLAQQVGREPIVRTARELGITADIPEGPSYALGTGGVPLIEMTAAYAAIASGTYPIEVSGLAAESPSRNSSIIRSAARLDPRQEWEPMLDLLYAAANQGTGRRAALSNVPTFGKTGTTQDNRDAIFIGFAGNLVVGVWVGHDDDRSLGNVSGGTVPAAIFKDFMRRAIQVDGTQGPRLPRDFRPRRAPERPRLPDPDNWREDRGILRDIAREIEDFLDRI; this is translated from the coding sequence ATGGCCGAACGCGACCAAGGGCCTTTCGATCCTGTCGCGATGCCGGGTGGAGACGCTGGCGACCTGCCGCCGGTCGCCCCGCCGCGCCGGCCGCGCCGCCGGTGGTGGCGCTGGGCGCTGACAGCGCTGTCGGCGCTGTTCGTCGCGCTCGTCGTCTGGTTGGTCATCACCGCGCCGCTGGGACGCAGCCTCGAGCCCCTCGAGGAGCCCGCGATGCTGTTCGTCTCCGCCGATGGCGAAGCGATCGCGCGGCGCGGGGCGATCAAGGACGAGCCGGTCGATGTCACCTTGTTGCCCGCGCATGTCACCAACGCCTTCATCGCCATCGAGGACCGGCGCTTTTATTCGCACTGGGGTGTCGATCCGCGCGGCGTGGCGCGCGCCGCCATCGCCAATGCGCAGGCGGGCGGGGTGCGGCAGGGCGGATCGACCATCACCCAGCAGCTGGCCAAGACCGCTTTCCTCGATGGCGAACGGACGATGACGCGCAAGGCGCGCGAGGCGATCATCTCCTTGTGGCTCGAGGCCTGGCTGACCAAGGACGACATCCTGTCGCGCTATCTGTCGAGCATCTATTTCGGCGACGGCGTCTATGGCTTGCGCAGCGCGGCGCGGCATTATTTCGACCGCGCGCCCGAGGAATTGAGCGTGGCCGAGGCGGCGATGCTGGCGGGGATGGTCAAGGCGCCCTCGCGGCTTGCCCCGACGCGCGACCTCAAGGGGGCGCAGGAGCGCAGCCGCATCGTGCTGCAGGAAATGGCGGACATGGGCGCGATCACGCAGGCGGAGGCGAGCGCCACGGCGTCGGCCCAATTGCGAGGACGCCGGGCGCGGCTTCCGACCGGTACCTATTTCGCCGATTGGGTGGCGCCCCGCGCGCGGCGCAGCATGGAGGCGGGCTATGGCGTGACGAGCGTGCCGACCACGCTCGATGCCGACCTCCAGCGGATCGCGGTGCAGGCGACGATCAACGCCAATTTGGGCGATCGGCAGGTCGGCTTCGTGGCGATGCGCCCGACAGGCGAGGTGGTCGCGCTGATCGGCGGGCGCAGCTACAAGAAGAGCCCGTTCAATCGCGCGACGCAGGCCAGGCGCCAGCCGGGCAGTGCCTTCAAGCTCGCCGTCTATCTTGCCGCCTTTCGGGCCGGCTGGGATCCCGACGACCTGATCGAGGATGTGCCCATTACGGTCGACGGCTGGAGCCCGCAGAACAGCGATGGTCGTTATCGCGGGCGCATCACCCTGCGCGAGGCGTTTTCGCGCTCGTCCAATGCGGCGACGGTGCGCTTGGCGCAGCAGGTGGGGCGCGAACCGATCGTGCGCACCGCGCGCGAGCTCGGCATCACCGCCGACATCCCCGAGGGGCCGAGCTATGCGCTGGGCACGGGCGGCGTGCCGCTGATCGAGATGACGGCGGCCTATGCGGCGATCGCCAGTGGCACCTATCCGATCGAGGTGTCGGGACTGGCGGCGGAAAGCCCGAGCCGCAATTCGAGCATCATCCGTTCGGCCGCCCGGCTCGACCCAAGGCAGGAATGGGAGCCGATGCTCGACCTTCTCTATGCGGCGGCGAACCAAGGGACGGGTCGGCGCGCGGCGCTGTCCAATGTGCCGACCTTCGGCAAGACCGGCACGACGCAGGACAATCGCGATGCCATCTTCATCGGCTTCGCCGGCAATCTCGTGGTCGGCGTGTGGGTCGGGCATGACGATGATCGCAGCCTCGGCAATGTGTCGGGCGGTACGGTACCCGCCGCGATCTTCAAGGACTTCATGCGCCGCGCGATTCAGGTCGACGGCACGCAGGGGCCGCGGCTGCCGCGCGACTTCCGCCCCCGCCGAGCGCCCGAGCGACCGCGCCTTCCCGACCCCGACAATTGGCGAGAGGATCGCGGCATCTTGCGCGATATCGCACGGGAAATAGAGGACTTTTTGGACCGGATTTAG
- a CDS encoding L,D-transpeptidase family protein, producing the protein MKTLALSLATAALALTSPAPASMTINSSATGASSTASATGTFAAFATDAASPERTYTYNGVTYEYSTADITLSGDIAGGTNTLEGYAARAEAAKRAVQAYADMQDRFGVDRISPNRFKWDAKGASGTPSVIVSIERQLAFFYLGDTLVGAAAVTTARDNKLTPQGIFPVWLKKQMHYSKAYENTPMPYTQFIDEHGIALHAGPNPGYPASAGCVRLPKAFAEKLFAKTDIGTTVYIGA; encoded by the coding sequence ATGAAGACGCTAGCCCTTTCGCTGGCGACCGCGGCGCTCGCCCTGACGAGCCCGGCCCCAGCCAGCATGACCATCAACAGCAGCGCGACTGGCGCATCCAGCACCGCCAGCGCGACCGGTACCTTTGCCGCCTTTGCCACCGATGCCGCCAGCCCCGAGCGCACGTACACCTACAACGGCGTCACCTATGAATATTCGACCGCCGACATCACGCTCAGCGGCGACATCGCGGGCGGTACCAACACGCTCGAAGGCTATGCCGCGCGTGCCGAGGCCGCCAAGCGGGCCGTGCAGGCCTACGCCGATATGCAGGATCGCTTCGGGGTCGACCGGATTTCGCCCAACCGCTTCAAATGGGACGCCAAGGGCGCCTCGGGAACGCCCAGCGTCATCGTCTCGATCGAGCGCCAACTCGCCTTCTTTTATCTCGGCGACACGCTAGTCGGCGCCGCCGCGGTCACCACCGCGCGCGACAACAAGCTGACCCCGCAGGGCATCTTCCCCGTCTGGCTCAAGAAGCAGATGCATTATTCGAAAGCCTATGAGAACACGCCGATGCCTTATACCCAGTTCATCGACGAACATGGCATCGCGCTCCATGCGGGGCCCAACCCCGGCTATCCGGCAAGTGCCGGCTGCGTACGCCTGCCCAAGGCTTTCGCAGAGAAACTGTTTGCCAAGACCGACATCGGGACCACAGTCTATATCGGTGCCTGA